A section of the Streptomyces sp. CG1 genome encodes:
- a CDS encoding LacI family DNA-binding transcriptional regulator gives MASQGARGRSGGRPTLEEVAARAGVGRGTVSRVINGSPRVSDATRAAVEAAVAELGYVPNTAARALAANRTDAIALVVPEPETRFFAEPYFSDMLRGVGSQLADTEMQLLLIFAGSDRERRRLAQYLAAHRVDGVLLVSVHADDPLPDLLAQLEIPAVISGPRSAGEALTSVDSDNYGGARSAVEHLLSRGRIRIAHITGRLDVYGAQCRVDGYRDALRDAGHEVDELLMEPGDFTEEGGRRAMSVLLERRPDLDAVFAGSDVMAAGARQVLREAGRRIPADVALVGYDDSAIARHMDPPLTSVRQPIEEMGRAMLDLLLTEIAGRRPPASRGLERQHAVLPTELVARASS, from the coding sequence ATGGCAAGCCAGGGAGCGCGGGGCCGCAGCGGGGGTCGGCCCACGCTCGAAGAGGTCGCCGCCCGGGCCGGGGTCGGCCGGGGCACGGTCTCGCGCGTGATCAACGGCTCGCCCCGGGTCAGCGACGCGACCCGCGCCGCGGTCGAGGCGGCGGTCGCGGAACTCGGCTACGTCCCCAACACCGCCGCCCGCGCCCTCGCCGCCAACCGCACCGACGCCATCGCGCTCGTCGTCCCCGAGCCGGAGACCCGGTTCTTCGCGGAGCCGTACTTCTCCGACATGCTGCGCGGTGTCGGCTCTCAGCTCGCCGACACCGAGATGCAGTTGCTGCTGATCTTCGCGGGCAGCGACCGGGAGCGCCGGCGTCTGGCCCAGTACCTCGCGGCCCACCGGGTCGACGGCGTACTCCTCGTCTCCGTCCACGCCGACGACCCCCTGCCGGATCTGCTGGCCCAGCTGGAGATCCCGGCCGTGATCAGTGGCCCCCGCTCGGCCGGTGAGGCGCTCACCTCGGTGGACTCGGACAACTACGGTGGCGCCCGCTCGGCCGTCGAGCACCTGCTCTCCCGGGGGCGCATCCGTATCGCCCACATCACCGGCCGCCTCGACGTGTACGGCGCCCAGTGCCGCGTCGACGGTTACCGCGACGCGCTGCGTGACGCGGGGCACGAGGTGGACGAACTCCTCATGGAGCCGGGGGACTTCACGGAGGAGGGCGGCCGGCGGGCGATGTCCGTACTCCTGGAGCGGCGCCCGGACCTGGACGCGGTCTTCGCGGGCTCGGACGTGATGGCGGCCGGTGCCCGGCAGGTGCTGCGCGAGGCGGGCCGCCGTATCCCGGCCGACGTGGCGCTGGTCGGTTACGACGACTCCGCCATCGCCCGGCACATGGACCCGCCGCTGACCAGCGTCCGCCAGCCCATCGAGGAGATGGGCCGCGCGATGCTCGACCTGCTCCTGACGGAGATCGCCGGCCGCCGCCCGCCCGCCTCGCGGGGGCTGGAGCGGCAACATGCCGTACTGCCCACGGAGTTGGTGGCACGGGCGTCGTCGTGA
- a CDS encoding MDR family MFS transporter, whose translation MTTPPPKNVRWTLLGVMLAMLLGMLDNNVVGTAMPTIVRDLGGLEHISWVVTAYTLATAVSTPVWGKLGDLYSRKHVFLASVALFLLASLFAGAAHSMAQLIEFRALQGIGAGGLAAGAFALIGILVPPRERGRYQGMTASVMALGVVGGPLVGGLVTGHLGWRWAFYVNLPLGIVALVWVQLMLRLPAQPRKARPRIDWAGTAVLAATIGAAVLAATWAGTTYAWTSWRILALGAVAVLGTAVFVAVERRVAEPLLPPRVFTGHRNFPLGIGLLAATGVVMFGSALYLPLFQQTVQGATATSSGLLLLPLMIPVVIASNIAGKVMSRTGRYKVFPVLGTLLLTIGTVALATMDTGTSRQVAGCWMALVGLGLGFTLQMATTLAQNSVELRDMGAAMAATNLFRTLGGSVGVAVFGSLFTRAVPGTAKGEAYRHAVAAGTRHIYLTTAAVCAVAFVLALLVREVPLRGGPGTGNKNAGNKNRAQTTQPVTRLATESPADR comes from the coding sequence ATGACCACACCACCTCCCAAGAACGTCCGCTGGACGCTGCTCGGCGTGATGCTCGCCATGCTGCTGGGCATGCTCGACAACAACGTCGTCGGTACGGCGATGCCGACGATCGTCCGTGACCTGGGCGGCCTGGAGCACATCTCCTGGGTCGTCACCGCCTACACACTCGCCACCGCCGTGTCGACTCCCGTCTGGGGCAAGCTCGGTGACCTGTACAGCCGCAAGCACGTCTTCCTCGCCTCGGTCGCGCTCTTCCTGCTGGCCTCGCTGTTCGCCGGCGCCGCCCACTCGATGGCCCAGCTGATCGAGTTCCGCGCCCTGCAGGGCATCGGCGCGGGCGGGCTGGCCGCCGGGGCGTTCGCCCTGATCGGCATCCTCGTGCCACCCCGGGAGCGGGGCCGCTACCAGGGCATGACCGCCTCCGTGATGGCTCTCGGCGTGGTCGGCGGACCCCTGGTCGGCGGCCTGGTCACCGGCCACCTCGGCTGGCGCTGGGCGTTCTACGTCAATCTGCCGCTCGGGATCGTCGCCCTGGTCTGGGTCCAGCTGATGCTCCGGCTGCCGGCGCAGCCCCGGAAGGCCCGGCCGCGCATCGACTGGGCGGGCACCGCCGTGCTCGCGGCCACCATCGGTGCGGCGGTCCTCGCGGCGACCTGGGCCGGTACGACATACGCCTGGACGTCCTGGCGGATACTCGCCCTGGGCGCGGTGGCCGTCCTCGGCACGGCGGTGTTCGTCGCCGTGGAGCGGCGCGTCGCCGAACCCCTGCTGCCCCCCCGTGTGTTCACCGGGCACCGCAACTTCCCGCTCGGCATCGGCCTGTTGGCCGCGACCGGAGTGGTGATGTTCGGCTCGGCGCTCTATCTGCCCCTGTTCCAGCAGACCGTCCAGGGCGCCACGGCGACCAGCTCCGGGCTGCTTCTGCTGCCGCTGATGATCCCCGTGGTGATCGCCTCCAACATCGCCGGGAAGGTCATGTCCCGCACCGGCCGGTACAAGGTGTTCCCGGTGCTCGGCACGCTGCTGCTGACGATCGGCACGGTGGCGCTCGCCACCATGGACACGGGCACCTCCCGCCAAGTCGCCGGCTGCTGGATGGCCCTCGTCGGCCTCGGCCTGGGCTTCACCCTGCAGATGGCCACCACCCTCGCGCAGAACAGCGTGGAGCTGCGGGACATGGGGGCGGCCATGGCGGCGACGAACCTGTTCCGCACTCTCGGCGGCTCCGTCGGCGTGGCCGTCTTCGGCTCGCTGTTCACCCGGGCGGTGCCGGGGACGGCGAAGGGCGAGGCGTACCGGCACGCCGTGGCGGCCGGCACCCGGCACATATATCTGACGACGGCGGCGGTCTGCGCGGTGGCGTTCGTACTGGCGCTGCTGGTGCGGGAGGTGCCGTTGCGGGGCGGGCCCGGCACCGGAAACAAGAACGCCGGAAACAAGAACAGGGCGCAAACGACTCAGCCGGTGACCCGTCTCGCGACTGAGTCACCGGCTGATCGGTGA
- a CDS encoding GPR1/FUN34/YaaH family transporter: MDSEVSAGSGSTTVVGRLALGITLLAFGLGTTGVMHGVAASDAVSVAHYVGGVALFLVGLVAFRGGDSASGTGSVALGALWFTWAVAGHSSANAAGLFLLLFALVALTLTLAGGDSLGQVMHGLLFLAMLVLAVAAFADSSSLTKVGGWVAAVSGAVAWYAATARLAHWPTALPGRAAGRGVTATG, from the coding sequence GTGGACAGCGAAGTCTCTGCGGGAAGCGGAAGCACTACGGTAGTAGGCCGACTCGCCCTGGGAATCACCCTGTTGGCGTTCGGCCTCGGTACGACTGGCGTGATGCACGGCGTGGCCGCGTCCGACGCCGTGTCAGTGGCCCACTATGTGGGCGGAGTCGCCCTGTTCCTCGTCGGCCTGGTGGCCTTCCGGGGCGGCGACAGCGCCTCCGGTACGGGTTCTGTGGCTCTCGGCGCCCTGTGGTTCACCTGGGCCGTCGCAGGTCACTCCTCGGCCAACGCGGCCGGACTCTTCCTGCTTCTGTTCGCCCTCGTGGCGCTCACCCTGACCCTCGCGGGCGGGGACAGCCTCGGACAGGTCATGCACGGGCTGCTGTTCCTGGCGATGCTGGTGCTGGCCGTCGCGGCCTTCGCCGACAGTTCCTCCCTGACCAAGGTCGGGGGTTGGGTCGCGGCGGTGTCCGGCGCGGTGGCCTGGTACGCGGCGACTGCGCGGCTCGCGCACTGGCCGACAGCTCTTCCGGGGCGTGCCGCCGGCCGGGGGGTGACGGCCACCGGCTGA
- the sigJ gene encoding RNA polymerase sigma factor SigJ: MAGSAVGTDADRYRSLLFSIAYGMTGSVGDAEDLVQDAFLNLTRARRAGTTVGNLKAYLTTSVTRLAINHLSSARVRRETYVGDWLPEPVVVSTERPGPAEHAELSDSLSMAFLVLLETLAPAERAVFVLREVFGYGYPDVARIVGKSEANCRQIFARAGKRIAPGGQPADLAPPPPVRRAEGEELARRFFAAAEGGDMDALLGMLAPEVVFQGDGGGKARALARSVTEPRHVAQLMVGGLRRVGMLGASLRAAWINGRPGAVIHDAEGRVASVVELDIADGAIRAIHSVSNPDKLGHLGPVSDIARLPKR; this comes from the coding sequence GTGGCGGGATCAGCAGTGGGGACGGACGCGGACCGGTACCGGTCGCTGCTCTTCTCCATCGCCTATGGGATGACCGGGTCGGTGGGCGACGCCGAGGACCTCGTGCAGGACGCCTTCCTCAACCTGACCCGGGCGCGCCGGGCCGGGACGACGGTCGGGAATCTGAAGGCGTATCTGACCACGTCGGTGACACGGCTCGCCATCAACCACCTGAGTTCGGCCCGGGTACGGCGGGAAACCTATGTGGGCGACTGGCTGCCCGAGCCGGTCGTGGTGTCCACCGAACGGCCCGGACCGGCCGAGCACGCCGAGCTGTCCGACTCGCTGTCGATGGCGTTCCTCGTGCTGCTGGAGACCCTCGCCCCGGCGGAGCGCGCGGTGTTCGTGCTGCGCGAGGTGTTCGGGTACGGCTATCCGGACGTGGCGAGGATCGTCGGCAAGTCCGAGGCGAACTGCCGGCAGATCTTCGCCCGCGCCGGAAAGCGCATCGCTCCCGGCGGGCAGCCGGCCGACCTCGCGCCGCCGCCCCCGGTGCGGCGGGCCGAGGGGGAGGAGCTGGCCCGTAGGTTCTTCGCGGCCGCCGAGGGCGGTGACATGGACGCGCTGCTCGGCATGCTCGCCCCGGAGGTGGTGTTCCAGGGCGACGGCGGCGGCAAGGCGCGGGCGCTCGCGAGGTCGGTCACCGAGCCGCGCCACGTGGCACAGCTGATGGTCGGCGGCCTCCGCCGGGTCGGGATGCTCGGCGCCTCCCTCCGCGCGGCCTGGATCAACGGCCGCCCGGGCGCCGTGATCCACGACGCCGAGGGCCGCGTGGCCAGCGTGGTCGAACTCGACATCGCCGACGGCGCGATCCGGGCGATCCACTCGGTCTCCAACCCCGACAAACTCGGCCACCTCGGCCCGGTGTCGGACATCGCCCGCCTGCCGAAGAGATGA
- a CDS encoding helix-turn-helix domain-containing protein: protein MSHDSTAAPEAAVRKLSGRRRKEIVAVLLFSGGPIFESSIPLSVFGIDRQDAGVPRYRLLVCAGEEGPLRTTGGLELTAPHGLEAISRAGTVVVPAWRSITAPPPEEALDALRRAHEEGARIVGLCTGAFVLAAAGLLDGRPATTHWMYAPTLAKRYPSVHVDPRELFVDDGDVLTSAGTAAGIDLCLHIVRTDHGNEAAGALARRLVVPPRRTGGQERYLDRSLPEEIGADPLAEVVAWALEHLHEQFDVETLAARAYMSRRTFDRRFRSLTGSAPLQWLITQRVLQAQRLLETSDYSVDEVAGRCGFRSPVALRGHFRRQLGSSPAAYRAAYRARRPQGDKPVDAEPALPAPGQPGPPPGLPGPGAIGHPPTMLHPDRDNGVPMQTRRQAAGAVGLLPGPRSGS from the coding sequence ATGAGCCACGACTCCACTGCCGCACCGGAGGCCGCTGTCCGGAAACTTTCCGGGCGCCGCCGCAAGGAGATCGTCGCGGTGCTGCTGTTCAGCGGCGGCCCCATCTTCGAGAGTTCCATTCCGCTGTCGGTGTTCGGCATCGACCGCCAGGACGCCGGGGTGCCGCGCTACCGGCTGCTGGTGTGCGCCGGTGAGGAAGGCCCACTGCGGACCACAGGGGGCCTGGAACTCACCGCGCCGCATGGGCTGGAGGCGATCTCCCGTGCCGGGACGGTCGTCGTACCGGCCTGGCGTTCGATCACCGCGCCACCGCCGGAAGAGGCGCTCGACGCGTTGCGCCGGGCGCATGAGGAGGGTGCCCGCATCGTCGGGCTGTGCACCGGGGCCTTCGTCCTCGCGGCGGCGGGCCTGCTGGACGGCCGCCCGGCGACCACCCACTGGATGTACGCGCCGACGCTGGCAAAGCGCTATCCGTCGGTCCACGTGGATCCGCGGGAGCTGTTCGTCGACGACGGAGACGTGCTCACGTCAGCCGGTACGGCGGCCGGTATCGATCTCTGTCTCCACATCGTGCGGACGGACCACGGCAACGAGGCGGCCGGCGCGCTCGCCCGGCGCCTGGTGGTCCCACCGCGCCGAACAGGCGGCCAGGAGCGCTACCTCGATCGATCTTTACCAGAGGAGATCGGCGCCGACCCGCTCGCCGAGGTCGTCGCCTGGGCGCTGGAACACCTCCACGAGCAGTTCGACGTGGAGACCCTGGCGGCACGCGCCTATATGAGCCGCCGTACGTTCGACCGCCGGTTCCGCTCGCTGACCGGCAGCGCGCCGCTGCAGTGGCTGATCACGCAGCGGGTGCTGCAGGCGCAGCGGCTGCTGGAGACGTCGGACTACTCCGTGGACGAGGTGGCGGGCCGGTGCGGTTTCCGCTCCCCCGTCGCGCTGCGCGGCCACTTCCGCCGCCAGCTCGGCTCGTCCCCCGCCGCCTACCGGGCCGCCTACCGGGCCCGCCGGCCGCAGGGCGACAAGCCGGTGGACGCGGAGCCGGCGCTGCCCGCGCCAGGCCAGCCCGGCCCGCCCCCGGGCCTGCCGGGCCCAGGTGCGATAGGTCACCCGCCCACCATGCTGCACCCGGACCGCGACAACGGAGTCCCGATGCAGACCCGCCGCCAGGCAGCGGGCGCGGTGGGACTGCTGCCGGGGCCACGCAGCGGTAGCTGA
- a CDS encoding NAD(P)H-dependent flavin oxidoreductase, which produces MALSTAFTRLFGVEHPIALAPMGGSAGGALTAAVSRGGGLGLLGSGNGDRDWLDRELPVLTAESAGKPWGVGFQAWATDAGAVEWTLERGPAAVMLSFGDPRPFAERVRDAGAALIVQVTDLEEAHRAVDAGADVIVAQGTEAGGHGARHGRSTLPFVPVVVDLAAPVPVLAAGGIADGRGVAAALALGAAGALLGTRFQATAEALVDRATARAIVAGHSEDTERNRVLDIARGSHWPAKYTARTLPHPFLDRWRDREAELANDAQARQSYQEAVARGEIPALPQWAGEAVDLIDDLPCAAGLVGTLAAQAEDALKRACGG; this is translated from the coding sequence ATGGCGTTGTCCACGGCCTTCACGCGGCTGTTCGGGGTGGAGCATCCGATCGCGCTGGCGCCGATGGGCGGTTCGGCGGGCGGGGCCCTGACGGCGGCCGTGTCGCGCGGTGGCGGGCTCGGGCTGCTGGGCAGCGGGAACGGCGACCGGGACTGGCTGGACCGCGAACTGCCCGTCCTGACCGCCGAAAGCGCCGGAAAGCCCTGGGGTGTCGGCTTTCAGGCCTGGGCGACCGATGCCGGTGCGGTGGAGTGGACGCTGGAACGCGGTCCGGCGGCCGTGATGCTGTCCTTCGGTGACCCCCGGCCCTTCGCGGAGCGCGTCCGCGACGCGGGCGCGGCGCTGATCGTGCAGGTCACCGACCTGGAGGAGGCCCACAGGGCGGTGGACGCGGGCGCCGACGTGATCGTGGCGCAAGGCACCGAGGCGGGTGGGCACGGGGCCCGGCACGGGCGGTCCACACTGCCGTTCGTGCCCGTCGTGGTGGACCTGGCGGCGCCCGTCCCGGTGCTCGCGGCCGGGGGAATCGCCGACGGCCGCGGTGTGGCCGCCGCCCTGGCCCTGGGTGCCGCCGGGGCGTTGCTCGGTACCCGGTTCCAGGCCACGGCCGAGGCCCTGGTGGACCGCGCGACCGCCCGGGCCATCGTCGCCGGCCACAGCGAGGACACCGAGCGCAACCGCGTGCTGGACATCGCCCGCGGCTCACACTGGCCCGCGAAGTACACCGCCCGCACCCTCCCGCACCCCTTCCTCGACCGCTGGCGGGACCGGGAGGCGGAACTCGCGAACGACGCCCAGGCCAGGCAGTCGTACCAGGAAGCCGTCGCACGCGGCGAGATCCCCGCGCTCCCGCAGTGGGCCGGCGAGGCCGTCGACCTCATCGACGACCTGCCCTGCGCCGCCGGCCTGGTCGGCACCCTGGCCGCCCAGGCCGAGGACGCGCTGAAACGGGCCTGTGGGGGCTGA
- a CDS encoding TetR/AcrR family transcriptional regulator, translated as MTETMGRRERKKAATRQALADAALELFLEHGFDAVSIKDIAEAADVSTTTLFKHFPSKEALLFDMDADLEQALVAAVRDRAPGTPLVQALREHMVRAQAFKSEYGEQITTFQRLVTSTPALVEYYRRMWMRHERALAEAIAADTGAPADDPACAALAHLALEARALAATAPDRVAAVEAAFDLLERGWEAVRP; from the coding sequence ATGACGGAGACGATGGGCCGGCGCGAACGCAAGAAGGCCGCGACCCGCCAGGCACTGGCGGACGCGGCACTGGAGCTCTTCCTGGAGCACGGCTTCGACGCGGTGAGCATCAAGGACATCGCGGAGGCGGCCGACGTCTCCACCACGACCCTGTTCAAGCACTTTCCGAGCAAGGAAGCGCTGCTGTTCGACATGGACGCGGACCTGGAACAGGCGCTGGTCGCCGCCGTACGCGACCGGGCGCCCGGCACCCCGCTCGTCCAGGCCCTGCGCGAGCACATGGTGCGCGCCCAGGCGTTCAAGTCCGAGTACGGCGAGCAGATCACCACGTTCCAGCGGCTGGTCACCAGCACTCCGGCGCTCGTGGAGTACTACCGGCGCATGTGGATGCGGCACGAACGCGCCCTGGCCGAGGCGATCGCCGCCGACACGGGCGCCCCCGCCGACGACCCCGCCTGCGCGGCCCTGGCCCACCTCGCCCTGGAGGCCCGGGCCCTCGCGGCGACGGCCCCGGACCGGGTCGCCGCCGTCGAAGCGGCCTTCGATCTGCTGGAGCGGGGCTGGGAGGCGGTACGGCCGTAA
- the orn gene encoding oligoribonuclease: MNDRMVWIDCEMTGLSLSDDALIEVAALVTDSELNVLGEGVDIVIRPPDQALETMPEVVRQMHTASGLLAELPNGTTLQDAEAQVLAYVKEYVKEPGKAPLCGNSVGTDRGFLERDMSALESYLHYRIVDVSSIKELARRWYPRAYFNSPEKNGNHRALADIRESIAELRYYREAIFVPQPGPDSDTAKAIAAKHVLPAQ, from the coding sequence ATGAACGATCGCATGGTGTGGATCGACTGCGAGATGACCGGCCTCTCGCTGTCCGACGACGCTCTCATCGAGGTGGCCGCCCTCGTCACCGACTCCGAGCTGAACGTACTCGGCGAGGGGGTGGACATCGTCATCCGCCCGCCGGACCAGGCGCTGGAGACGATGCCGGAGGTGGTGCGTCAGATGCACACCGCGTCCGGGCTGCTCGCCGAGCTCCCGAACGGCACGACTCTCCAGGACGCCGAGGCGCAGGTCCTCGCGTATGTGAAGGAGTACGTGAAGGAGCCCGGCAAGGCTCCGCTGTGCGGCAACTCCGTCGGCACCGACCGCGGCTTCCTGGAGCGGGACATGTCGGCCCTGGAGAGCTACCTCCACTACCGGATCGTGGACGTCTCCAGCATCAAGGAACTGGCGCGGCGCTGGTACCCGCGGGCGTACTTCAACAGCCCGGAGAAGAACGGCAACCACCGGGCCCTCGCCGACATCCGCGAGTCGATCGCCGAGCTGCGCTACTACCGCGAGGCCATCTTCGTCCCGCAGCCCGGTCCCGACTCCGACACGGCGAAGGCGATCGCCGCCAAGCACGTCCTGCCTGCTCAGTAA
- a CDS encoding DoxX family protein: MNLALWIVTGLLAVAYLLGGGGKVVMAKEKIAAFGPSSRWVDDFGGGSVKAIGALEVLAAVGLILPAALDIAPVLVPLAATGLVLLMIGAAITRLRRHELTFMAVDVLYIVLAAFVAWGRFGPESFVH; this comes from the coding sequence ATGAACCTCGCTCTGTGGATCGTCACCGGACTGCTCGCCGTCGCCTACCTGCTCGGCGGTGGCGGCAAGGTGGTCATGGCGAAGGAGAAGATCGCGGCGTTCGGGCCGAGTTCGCGATGGGTCGACGACTTCGGCGGCGGCAGTGTGAAGGCCATCGGCGCCCTGGAGGTGCTGGCCGCGGTGGGGCTGATCCTGCCCGCCGCGCTGGACATCGCGCCGGTGCTGGTACCGCTGGCCGCAACCGGCCTGGTGCTGCTCATGATCGGGGCGGCGATCACCCGACTCCGCCGTCACGAGCTCACGTTCATGGCGGTGGACGTGCTCTACATCGTCCTGGCAGCCTTCGTGGCCTGGGGCCGCTTCGGCCCGGAGTCCTTCGTCCACTGA
- the glmS gene encoding glutamine--fructose-6-phosphate transaminase (isomerizing), which translates to MCGIVGYIGKRDVAPLLLEGLQRLEYRGYDSAGIVVTSPKAPGLKMVKAKGRVRDLEAKVPARFKGTTGIAHTRWATHGAPSDVNAHPHMSADSKVAVVHNGIIDNAADLRRKLEADGVEFLSETDTEVLTHLIARATAEKLEDKVRQAVRVIEGTYGIAVLHADFPDRIVVARNGSPVVLGIGEKEMFVASDIAALVMHTRQIVTLDDGEMATLKADDFRTYTTEGTRTTAEPTTVEWEAESYDMGGHDTYMHKEIFEQADAVDRVLRGRIDDRFSTVHLGGLNLDAREARQIRRVKILGCGTSYHAGMIGAQMIEELARIPADAEPASEFRYRNAVVDPDTLYVAVSQSGETYDVLAAVQELKRKGAKVFGVVNVVGSAIAREADAGIYVHAGPEVCVVSTKCFTNMTVAFALLALHLGRTRDLSVRDGKRIIEGLRKLPEQITEILKQEEEIKELAELYADARSMLFIGRVRGYPVAREASLKLKEVSYIHAEAYPASELKHGPLALIEPALPTVAIVPDDDLLEKNRAALEEIKARSGKILAVAHQQQDKADQTIIVPKNEDELDPILMGIPLQLLAYHTAKALGRDIDKPRNLAKSVTVE; encoded by the coding sequence ATGTGTGGAATTGTCGGATACATCGGGAAGCGTGATGTCGCCCCTCTCCTCCTGGAGGGCCTGCAGCGGCTGGAGTACCGCGGCTACGACTCCGCGGGCATCGTCGTCACCTCCCCGAAGGCGCCCGGCCTGAAGATGGTCAAGGCCAAGGGCCGGGTGCGCGACCTGGAGGCCAAGGTGCCGGCGCGCTTCAAGGGCACCACCGGGATCGCCCACACCCGCTGGGCCACCCACGGCGCCCCCTCCGACGTCAACGCCCACCCGCACATGTCGGCCGACAGCAAGGTCGCCGTCGTGCACAACGGCATCATCGACAACGCCGCCGACCTGCGCCGCAAGCTGGAGGCGGACGGTGTCGAGTTCCTCTCCGAGACCGACACCGAGGTCCTCACCCACCTCATCGCCCGCGCCACGGCCGAGAAGCTGGAGGACAAGGTCCGCCAGGCGGTCCGGGTGATCGAGGGCACGTACGGCATCGCCGTGCTGCACGCCGACTTCCCCGACCGGATCGTGGTGGCCCGCAACGGCTCCCCGGTCGTCCTCGGCATCGGCGAGAAGGAGATGTTCGTCGCCTCCGACATCGCCGCCCTGGTCATGCACACCCGGCAGATAGTGACCCTCGACGACGGCGAGATGGCCACACTGAAGGCCGACGACTTCCGCACCTACACCACCGAGGGCACGCGCACCACCGCCGAGCCCACGACCGTGGAGTGGGAGGCCGAGTCGTACGACATGGGCGGCCACGACACCTACATGCACAAGGAGATCTTCGAGCAGGCCGACGCCGTGGACCGCGTGCTGCGCGGCCGCATCGACGACCGCTTCTCCACCGTGCACCTCGGCGGCCTCAACCTGGACGCCCGCGAGGCCCGGCAGATCCGCCGCGTGAAGATCCTCGGCTGCGGCACCTCGTACCACGCGGGCATGATCGGCGCCCAGATGATCGAGGAGCTGGCCCGTATCCCGGCGGACGCCGAGCCGGCCTCCGAGTTCCGCTACCGCAACGCGGTCGTCGACCCCGACACCCTGTACGTCGCCGTCTCCCAGTCCGGTGAGACGTACGACGTCCTCGCCGCCGTGCAGGAGCTGAAGCGCAAGGGCGCCAAGGTCTTCGGCGTCGTCAACGTCGTCGGCTCGGCGATCGCGCGCGAGGCGGACGCCGGGATCTACGTCCACGCGGGCCCTGAGGTCTGCGTGGTCTCGACGAAGTGCTTCACGAACATGACGGTGGCCTTCGCCCTCCTCGCCCTCCACCTCGGCCGCACCCGTGACCTCTCGGTCCGCGACGGCAAGCGGATCATCGAGGGCCTGCGCAAGCTGCCGGAGCAGATCACCGAGATCCTCAAGCAGGAGGAGGAGATCAAGGAGCTGGCCGAGCTGTACGCCGACGCCCGCTCGATGCTCTTCATCGGCCGCGTCCGGGGCTACCCGGTGGCCCGCGAGGCCTCCCTGAAGCTCAAGGAGGTCTCCTACATCCACGCCGAGGCCTACCCCGCCTCCGAGCTGAAGCACGGCCCGCTGGCCCTGATCGAGCCGGCTCTGCCCACGGTGGCGATCGTCCCCGACGACGACCTCCTGGAGAAGAACCGCGCAGCCCTGGAGGAGATCAAGGCCCGCAGCGGCAAGATCCTCGCGGTGGCCCACCAGCAGCAGGACAAGGCGGACCAGACGATCATCGTCCCGAAGAACGAGGACGAACTGGACCCCATCCTGATGGGCATCCCGCTCCAGCTCCTGGCGTACCACACGGCAAAGGCGCTGGGCCGGGACATCGACAAGCCGAGGAACCTCGCGAAGTCGGTGACGGTGGAGTAA
- a CDS encoding universal stress protein, with the protein MAGHEFFEPADRKRPVADPTAADPLAAEESRPSCDPAFRHGVVVGFDGSTSSERALAYAIGMAHRSQSGLIIVHVANRLPTTVWAGCEPPVFVDVPDHRTEVLGLELACADYLAEVPWILVERGGDICHELEEVGREYEADAIVVGSTHGIVGRIFGSVAGRLAKRAQRPVIVIP; encoded by the coding sequence ATGGCCGGTCACGAATTCTTCGAACCCGCGGACCGCAAGCGGCCGGTCGCCGATCCCACGGCGGCCGATCCCCTGGCGGCGGAAGAGTCACGCCCCTCATGCGACCCTGCCTTCCGGCACGGAGTCGTCGTCGGCTTCGACGGCTCCACCTCCAGTGAGCGCGCCCTCGCCTATGCCATCGGTATGGCCCACCGCTCCCAATCGGGCCTGATCATCGTCCATGTCGCCAACCGGCTGCCGACCACCGTGTGGGCCGGCTGCGAGCCACCCGTCTTCGTCGACGTGCCGGACCATCGCACCGAGGTCCTCGGGCTGGAGCTGGCGTGCGCGGACTATCTGGCCGAGGTGCCGTGGATCCTGGTCGAGCGGGGCGGGGACATCTGCCACGAACTCGAAGAGGTGGGCCGGGAGTACGAGGCCGATGCGATCGTCGTCGGCTCCACGCACGGCATCGTCGGCCGGATCTTCGGCTCCGTCGCGGGGCGGCTCGCCAAGCGGGCGCAGCGGCCCGTGATCGTCATCCCGTGA